A window of Mucilaginibacter robiniae genomic DNA:
AATACACGTTAAACCATTAAGTCATATTTGCATCTACTTAAATATATAAATACACAATTCTATGAAAAAGATCATTTTGTTAATTACGCTGATTAGTTCAGTGATACTGGCCAGCAGCAATTATACACTTGCACAACACAGAAGAATGAGCGGCCAAGCTAAAGGTGCTTTAATTGGCGGTGCTGGTGGTGCCATTGCTGGCGGTTTAATTGGCCACGGTGTTAAAGGTGCTTTAATTGGTGGTGCTATTGGTGCCGGTGGTGGTTACATTATTGGTAACGAACATCGCAGAAACGTACATAAAAGACATGCTGCTTATTACCGTGCACATCATACTTATTACAGCCGTCGCCGTCATTAATAATAAATTTAATATTCCTGTTATCTAAAGTTTGTATAAAGCCTGTATTTCACAATACGGGCTTTATTGTTTTATATTAAGTTATAATCTAACGCTTCTTTAAACTTAACTCTTGCCTCGTTGTTGCTTTCGTAAAGCACGTTATGGCTGAGATACAAATTACCAATTGTGAAACTTTGTCTGATCGGAAATTTCCACTTAAATATTATACCTTCCAGAAACCGGATACCAAAGGGGCAATGCACCCTCAGGAAAATGAAGTTTACTTCCGCCCTGATGCAGTAGCTGTATTATTGTACAATGCTGAACTAAAAACTTTTCTATTCACCCGCCAATTCAGATTACCTACTTACCTAAACGGCAACGATGAAGGCTACCTTGTTGAAACCTGCGCAGGCTTGATTGATGAAGGAGAAACACCCGACCAAGCTGCTATACGCGAAGTTAATGAAGAGCTGGGTTATAAAATAGCTGACCTGAACAAAGTGGGTGCAGTATATACATCGGGTGGCGGTATTACTGAGTATATACATCTATTTATAGCTCCTTACAATGATACCATGAAGCAGGGTGAAGGCGGCGGCGCAAAAGGCGAAGGAGAAGATATAACCATACTCGAGATAGGTTTTGATGAAGCTTACGAAAAGTTAAAACAAGGTGCCGTTAATGATGCAAAAACGGTAATAGTACTACAACATTACTTTTTATATTATAAATAAAAATTGTAAAACTTTTGTAATATTTTTTACGTTTTATCAGCACAGTTATTTAGATTTACAAAACACCTGTAAACCAATTGTTAACTGAAGTTTGATAAACTATTTGTGCGCTGGATTAACTATAGCCTTTTAAGCAAAGGTCTTTTTTTTATCTTTCTCTTAGGCTTAGTTCCTGTAAGTTTACAGGCTCAGGATGCTGATTCCAACTACTCCGGAGCAGGCTATCCGACTATACGCAGAGATAGCGTACCACAAAAAGATTTGATTGACGTATTTAAAACGTTCTTTATGCCGGGTTATAGCACAAGGCCGGCTCAAATCAGCAACGACAAAATTTATTTTTCCTTTTTACCTGCAGCCAGTGGATCAATGGGCCCTGGGCAAGCGTTTGTAACTTCAACTACTGCTGGCTTTTACTTAGGCGATCCTGACAACACGAAATTATCCAGCATTTCCTTTACGCCGTATTTTAACTTTAGAGGCCGGTATGGCCTGCCTTTTCGGTCTAACATCTGGTTTGCTAATAATAAATGGTTACTTACGGGCGACACCCGCTTGATGGTTTATCCGCAAGATACCTGGGGTTTAGGCGGCAACCAGCCTTCCAGTAACCGTACGCGTATAGATTATAAATACTTGCGCTTTTATCAAGGTTTTTTACGCCGTATTAAACCTTACTTCTTTGCAGGGGTAGGTTATGCCATGGATTATCATTTTGGTGTTTCTGCCGATTTGGAAAATACAGGTTTACCTAAATCACAATTCAACAAATTGGATGCAGCCTTAGATGACCGGTCATTTTCATCAGGCCCCAACCTTAATTTATTATACGATACCCGCAACAACTCCATCAACCCTATGCCGGGTTGCTATGCTAATTTAATTTACCGCATGAGTTCGACGGTATTTGGGGGCAATAACCTATGGCAATCCGTTTATCTGGATATGCGCAAGTATGTAGCCTTAAGCCACAATACCGCACAAAAGCAAAATACATTAGCCTTCTGGACTTATTACTGGACTACACTAAATAAAGGTACACCCTACTTAAGCTTACCCAGTATAGGTTGGGATGTATTTAACCGTTCAGGCCGGGGTATTGAACAAAATAGGTATCGTGGACAAGGCTTGATTTATGCCGAAGCCGAATACCGTAGAGGAATTACCAACAACGGCCTACTCGGCTTTGTGGTATTTGCCAATGCTACTTCTGTTACCGAGCCTGATACCCGTCAGTTTAGCTATATCCATCCAGCGGGTGGCGCTGGTTTGCGTATCAAGTTCAATAAAAAATCAAACACCAACATTGCACTTGATTATGGCTTTAGCAGCGGTTACCGTACCTTCCGTTTAGCTTTAGGCGAAGCTTTTTAAATATTGCTATTTACAATTGCTTAAATCTGCTATATCCTCCTCTACCTAATACTTTTCACTTGTTCAGACCAATCCTTAACTAAACTCTTCTGCTGTTTAAATAGCCTTGTATTCCTTTGTTTCCTGTGTCTATATAGTTACATTGATAAATCTATAATATTTAAATAACCATGTCGGTCCTTTTAAATACCAGCCATTTTCCATGTATATAGGAAGAAAACATGAAACAGACTTATTGTGCAGAACTACTAATCACACCTTGTACTTACTTATCATCAAACCTAACTCGATATCTGTAGAGTTTACTACTAAGCTTAAGCAACAAAAGCTGCCATTTTATGGCAGCTTTTGTTAGAAAACAGTTAATTCAATAATACTATTGAACAGATCCTGGAGTTAAGCCTGCTTTGAAGCCGGCATAGGCTGGCTTTTTAACATAATTAGCATCAAATAGCAGAGGCGCATCAGGAGATGCCTTGGTGTTAAGCCAACTATCGGTATCTGAAACGCCCCAAACAGTTACGCCATAACGTTGTGAGGCCGGAACATTAGTGATATAAGAATTAATAGCATATTTTATCATAGCTGCCTGGTAAGATAATAAGGTAGCTGTAGGCACAAACGGGCTGGTTTTAGCACCATTAATTACAACATCCAATTCTGAAACCCTGATTTTTAAACCAGTTGAAGCCAGCTTTTTGAACATATAATCAATGTTGTTTAAGTTTTGGCCTAAAGTAATGTGCATTTGCGTACCAATACCATCAATAGTTGCACCATATTTATTTAAAGCTGTAACCATAGCTACCAGAGAATCTGTTTTTACAGTAGCATATTCCAAGTTATAATCGTTAATAAATAAAATATCATTCGGTGCTGCTGCTCTAGCTGCTTTGAATGCTTTTGTGATATAGCTGTCCTGATATTTATTGCCTAAGTATTGCGCATACAAAAACTGAGTAGCAGAAGCTGTAAAGTTAGTATTAGTACGAACCTGACCATTATCCAGCAATGGCTCATTTACTACATCCCAAGCTTTAATGTTAGGATAGCGTTGCAATGTTGTAGTAATGTACTTAGTCATTTCAGGCTGAATTACAGCTGCAATCTGAGCAGTAGTAGGTTGTGTTGCACCTGTTGCCGACATACCCTGACTAGGATCTTGAATAATTATATTATCAATAGTGTAATTGCCAGAAGAAGGAAAATTTAAGCGGATGCTTGGTGCAGCATCTGATACTCCGGTAAAAGTAGCCGTATAAGTAGCAAATGAAGTTGATGTAGGGCTTATAACTTGTTGTGAATAGTAACCAGTAGTTGTATTCTGCAAAACAATATTAACCTTCCCACTGGTGTTGGTAGTTTTAATATCAACGGTAACAGTAAGGTTGTGACCTGCAGTTACAGCAAAAGTTGGCCCTATTGATTGTACATCATAAGCATTAGCTCCTGCTGTAGCTACGTTAACCTGTAAAGCCCGATTAGAGTTGTTACCTGAAACTGCTGTGTATGTAGCTGACGATGAATTGCCTGCCAGATTACTCCAACCCGTAAAGTTATTGCCGCTACCAGTTTCAAAATCACCATTTAAATTAGCCAGTAAATTAGGAGCAGGTGTTCCGCCTTTTCCCGGAATTACAAGCGCACTAATCAAGCTGTTTAAGTAAGTAACATTTTGTTGCGAGTACCACACTAGGTTATGGCCAAACACACTTAAGCCATTATCAGTACAGATTTTGTACAAAGCGTCGGCTGTAGCGTAATTATAAGTTCCATCATTTTGTACTACCGAGCCTTCTTTTAGTTCATTACCAAAAGTTACGTTGTTACACTCCCTTTTTACTGTAGCCAAATATGCTGGTATAGTTGACATAGGAGTATAAGTTACAGCCATACCCATATTAGGAAAAGCTGATGCCGTAAGTGCTTTTAAAGTACCGCTGGTATCAGTATAATTACCAGTACTTAGGCTATTAAAATCAGCATTCTTTTTACAGGAAGTACTTAACATAGCCGTAGTAGCCAGTAAAGCTAATCCTGCGTTTTGTAAATATCTTTTCATCTTTTATTTAATTTTCATTTCAGGCTACGCTGTAATATTAGCATAGCCTGTATAGGTTAATATATAAAATTAAAAGCCAGGGTTTTGCGGAAATTTTGGCCCTATAGTAACTAAGTCAATTTCAGTTTGAGGTATTGGGCGCAACACTTCAAAGTCTTGAACATTGTTAGCAGCTTCAGTATTATATAGTTTTACGCGGCGCACTAATGATTGGGTACGTACTAAATCCCACCATCTTAATGATTCACCATACAATTCACGGCTACGCTCATCCAGAATGAAATCAATAGTAACTTGTGCTGGTGTAATCTGCATATTAGTAACTGCATTAGACGGAGCAGCAGGAGCACCTGCAGGACGAGCAGCCGCACGTGTTCTTAACACATTTATCATGGCAGCCGCAGTAGCATTATCTCCCATTTTGAAAGCTGCTTCAGCAGCAATCAAATACACCTCAGAAAAACGGAACAGCACATTAGGACGCTGTGAAGCATCATTTACGTTAGGACGATTAGGGTCATCAAACTTTTTAATTGACGGAAAGAATGATGTTGTAAAAGGGTTAGCATTAGTGCCTTGAGCAGCAGTAGCCAGACTAGGGCGCATAAAGATAACACCTTTAAATGCGGCACGCTTGGTTGCACCCGGATCATAAGGAGGCATCCATATAGCCGTATCGGTACCTACAGTAAGTGTGCCTCGTGGTGTAGTTACACCAGTATTATTAGCAATCCATGTAGTTTGGAAAGTATTCCAGTATCGAAAATCGTTGGTTTTATCTGCAAAAGCTATATTATCAACATATTCAAAGTTAGGACGACAACGGAAGAATGGACGGCCATTAGTCAAATCACGTGTCATAACAGGAGACCCGTTAGCACTTGACGGATAACTTGCGTTTACAGTTGGATAGTTAGGTCGGAAAAACCATGCCCATCCGTTTACCTTACCGCTTGATGGAGAAGCTGAATAATCACCATATTTTGGATCAGTACTATGCTCTACAGCAAATAAGTCTTCTGTATTATTTGCATCATTAGCGGGATTATAAGCATCCGCATAGTTTGCATATAAACCAATATTACCATTAGGAAAACCATAATTGGCCCTATTGTTAATTAAGCTTTGTGCAGTTGTTAAAGCATTCTGAAAATCATTGGGCTGTGCAGCACTTGACCAACCACGAGTTAAATACACCTTAGACAACAAATATAATGCAGTAGCCTTTGTAGCAGCATGTCCACTAAAAGGTGAAACTGCACCCGTTGAAGCAATAGTTTCACCCGGTCTGCTTTGCAGTTCAGTAGAAGCCTCTGTTAAATCTTTGATGATTAGAGCATATACATCAGCGATAGGCGCACGTGAATCTGAAAGTGTCGGCTCTGTAATAAATGTGGTGTGTAGTGGTACTGCACCAAAGGTTTCAACTAAATGATAGTAATAAAACGCCCGCAGAAATTTGGCTTGTGCTAAATAAGCAGTACGGGTAGGTACATCAGTAAAGGCAGTAGGCCCATATTGCAGCACACCATTCAGCGTATTAATATCTTGGTAAGCAATACTGAATAAGCCGTATAAAGCATTATAAACGTCAGTATAATTGCGTACATAATTATTGTAAGTGGCGAAAGCATTACCTCCTGTACTTGAACCACCGGCTACAATATTTTCATCAACACCGAACTGGCAATAATAAAGAAAACCTTCAGTACCCCACAAGTTACGTAAATCAGAATAAACACCTGTAATACCACCTAATACGCCACCTGATGTTGTAAAAAACTGAGGAGTTATGTTGGCCTTAGGGCTTTGTTCGAGTAGTTTTTTACAGCTAGATACACTTAATGTACCCAAAGCAGTAAGTAAAATCGCTATTTTTTTATATGATTTCATGTCTTTTATTTTATACTGTTAAAATCTTGCATTTACACCGATTGACCAGGTACGTGCTGTTGGATTAGCTAAACCAACAGTAATAGCACGGCCTAAAGCATTAGAGCTAAAGCCTGATGCACCTGCCAATTGGTTACCATAACCGTTACCTTCGGGATCGATGCCTAAGCCACTTTTAACCAGTGGAGAATAAATAATAAATGGATTATTTACAGTTGCGTAAACTCTTAATGAGCTCAGACCTGCATGTTTAAGTACTGTACCCGGGATGGTGTAACCTAAATTGATACTACGCATTTTGATAAATGAACCATTACGGTATTGCAACGTACTGCCGTTAATTGGCGTACCACCATCAGGCTGTGGAAAATCGTTGGTTGGATTAGTTGGAGTCCAATAATTAGTTTTAATCTGGTTTACACGACCTACGTCAAAAAATGGAAAACCTGAACCACCTGAATCACCGGTAAGGTAAGTTACCGCTACTTTTTGACCAATACGGGCAAAAGTTACAAACGACAAATCAACACCTTTGTAGCTAAAACGGTTAGTTAAGCCTGCTGTAAACTTTGGTTGATAACTTCCCAGTATCTGGCGGTCATTATTATCAATCTTATTGTCGTGGTTCACATCCTCTATTTTGATTTGCCCCGGGCGTGCGCCATATACAGCAGCTTGTCCTGCTTCACTTTGTTGCCAGATGCCAATCTTTTTGTAATCATAAATTACGTTGAAAGGTTGACCTACAAACCAGCCATTGTTAATGTCTGATAGCAAATTGTCATGTAAAGCAGTAATAGAGTTACGTTGAAAAGCAATATTGAAGTCGGTGGTCCAGTTTAAGCCAGTTTTGCTTCTCAGGTTAACTGAACTTAAGCTAATTTCCAGGCCATTACCTTTTGAATTACCGGCATTAACCGTAGTATTACCGGCACCATTACTGGCTGGCAGTGATTCTACCTGCAAAATATCATAAGTTTTTTGGCTGTAAACATCAATGCTACCGGTGATACGACTATTTAGTACGCCAAAATCAATACCGATATTAATATTGTTGGTATGCTCAAATTTCAAGTTAGGGTTAGGTAAACTGTTTACCAGGTAACCAGTTTGGCCATTAGCACCGAAGTTATAGGCGTTTGAACCTAAAGTACCTAGAATTTGGTAAGGGTTGATATTCTGGTCAGCAGTAACACCATAACCAGCTCTTAACTTTAAGGTATTAATCCAGGTTAAACCTTTCATAAAGTCTTCACGGTCAATATTCCAGCCTAGGGCAAATGCAGGATAAGTAAAATACTGATGGCCTGAGCCCAGCACTGATGAACCATCACGACGTACAGTAGCTGTTAACAAATATTTATCATTAAAGCCGTAAAACAAACGTGCCATGTAAGAAATCAAACCTCTTTCAGAGTAGCTGAATGCACTGTTTGTAACAGATACCGTATTCGCATAAAACAGGTTATAGCTTTGCAGATAATCAGCTGCCAAACCAGTGCCGGTTATACCTGAACCCTGGTTATGATCTTTTTCGGTACTGTATAAACCAGTAAAGGTAATATGATGCTTTTGCGAAAATACTTTATCATAAGTGATTATATTTTCAAGCAACCAAGTATAGTTTTCACTATTAGTTACTGATTCACCAGTTGCGGTGTTACTTGTATTAGTATTAACAACTGTACTAACCGGTGAGTATCCGTTATATTGATTTTGCCCATAGGCTAAACTGGCATTTAAACGATATTTAAAGCCATCAAAAATGTTGGCTTCACCATAAACCAAGTTATTGGTAGTTAATCTACGGTTAAGCGATTGTATGTAAGGGTTTCTTAAAGTTAACGGGTTAATGCGGTTTGGCTGGTCTACCGAACCAGTCATGGGCAGTAAGTTTATAGAACCATCAGCATTATAAGGAGAAGTAAGTGGGCTTATAGCTGCTGCATTGTATAAAATACCTGTAGTATTATTAGAATGTGTTAAAGCTTGAAAAGAAGTTACACCTACTTTGAACACTTTACTAATAGTATGATCTAAGTTAATACGCAATGAACCACGATCAAACTTGGTTGCATATTGGACGCCCTTTTCATAGTGATAACCACCACTGATAGAGAACTGCGTTTTTTCGTTACCACCTGATATATTGAGTTGGTTATCGGTTACAAAGCCTGTTCTGTAAAGCAGCTTTTGCCAGTCGGTATTGGTACCGGCAGCCAAACCTGCCTGTTCAGCAGGGGTTAATGGGTACGATGTAGATTGACTTGGGCTACCTACAATGGTTTGCTCTTTGAATGCAGCATATTCAGAAGCATTCATGAATGGATACTCACCAATAATTTTGCTAAAGCCATAATTACCACTATAGGCAACCTGAGTGCGGCCAGCTTTACCACGTTTAGTAGTAATTAATACTACACCGCCCGATGCTCTTGAGCCATAGATAGCTGAAGCTGAAGCATCTTTTAATACATCAATACTAGCAATATCATCCTGATTAATATCGTTTAAGCTACCCCCAATAAAAGGTACACCATCCACCACAAACAGTGGTCCATTGGTTTGATCGGCAGCACCTTGCGAAGTAGCAAATGAACGCTCACCGCGCAAACGGATTTGACCTTGTGAACCCGGTGTACTGCCATTACTTTGAATATCTAAACCAGCAATACGACCTTGTAACTGGTTAACTACGTTAGCTGCTGCGGGTACTTCTGCTAAATCATTACCACTAATAGAAGATACCGCACCAGTTACGTCTTTTTTACGTTGTGTACCATAACCAATTACCACTACATCATTCAGGTTACGGGCACTGGTAGACAGTCTAACTCTAAGATTATTGCTTTGTGCATTGATAGCTACCTCCTGATCAATATATCCTACATAAGACACATTCAATGCGGTTTCATTATTAGGCACATTCAAGGTAAACTGCCCGTTGATATTGGTTGAGGTAGTTAACCCACCAGACTTTAACTTTACTGTAGCGCCAATCAGGGGCTCTCCCTTCTCATCGGTTACAGTACCGCTAACGCTTCTAGATTGAGCGTACACTGATATGGAAAACATGCTGATACTGAGTAGTAAAAGCAATGCTTTCCAACATTTAAAAAGTCTAATTTTTTCCATAATTAATTAAAAGTTATTGGTTCTTAGTGGCTTGCGTAGTTATTCTATACTTTGTTCGGGGCATAGTTATCCCAGTAAGTAAAATTTGGATTACCTATAAAGAAAATTGTGTACTACCTAGATAAGTGAGATTCGGCAGTTACTGGATTGGCGTGAATGCAAAAAGTGTCGATGTTTAATCATAATTATTCCTTTATATAGTTAGCAGTTGTGTTTATTAATTGGTTAATCAAAGTCCAGTAATCCTTCTTTAGGTATCAGCACTTATCTCGCTACACCAGTAGCAATAAACTATGAATCAAAAGGACTTATAATGGTTTCTACAGGCTAAAAGTAGAAAGAAAAATTAAATTTGCAATCGATTGCAAATAATTCTTTGCAATCGATTACTTTTTTGAAAAAACAGTTTTCATGTTAAATCATCTACTTTACCGATATACTCACAATCAATTTTAAATCTTTTTAAAAATCTTATAAATTTTAATTAGCCTTATTTGAATTATAATAAAAATGCGCCTTATCACTTTTTTATTGATAGCGCAATAGCAGCATTTCACTTAAATGTTTAACCACATAATAACCAGCACATACCAACATCTTTTTTCATTATTAAAGCATTGTTTTTGTTGCTTCCTATCAATATAATGATATATTTGCAATCGATTGCAAACAAGAATTTATTTGCAGTATAAACGCCATTATAAAACCTCCTACTAAATTAAATAAGGCTGTAGCTTTTAGCATTGAGTTGCTATACCGGCTTATGGCATGATGTAAAATTATTTACCAATTACCATTATGTACACCTTTTATCTACCTAAAAAAAAGCTTCAGAATTGGCTACGAAAAACCTGCATGGCAGCATGCATGGGTTTAACAGGCTGGCAGCATGCAGCAGCACAAAAAGCTCCGCACAATTCAGATATGGGCTTAAAGGATTACTATAAGAACTACTTCCCTGTTGGGGTAGCCGTAGGTCCACGTAACCTTGCCGGGCCAGAAGCTGAGTTTATTATTAAGCAATTTAACAGCCTAACACCTGAAAATGCCATGAAGATGGGGCCTATACATCCGCAGGAAAACCAGTATTTCTGGCGTGATGCTGATTCCATAGTCAATTTTGCACAACACCATGGTTTACGTGTACGTGGTCATAACTTGTGCTGGCACGAACAAACGCCCAACTGGATTTTTAAAGACAGCTTAGGTCATCAGGTAACTAAAGCTGTTTTATTAAAGCGTTTGCATGATCATATCCAAACGGTAGTAAGCCGCTATAAAGGCAAAATATATGCTTGGGATGTGGTTAATGAAGCTATTGCTGATGACAAGACACAGTTTTTACGTAACAGTCCATGGTACCAAATCTGCGGTGAAGACTTTATTGCCAAAGCTTTTGAATATGCCCACGAAGCCGACCCTAAAGCGGTTCTCTTTTATAATGATTATAATACCGAACGTCCTGAAAAACTGGAACGCATTTACCGACTGCTTAAAAAGCTGATCGATGCTAAAGTTCCCATCAATGCGGTAGGCTTACAGGCACATTGGTCGGTTTACGAGCCATCAGCAACCGAGTTACGTAACACTATTGAAAAATTTGCCTCACTGGGCCTTAAAGTGCAAATTACAGAACTGGATGTTTCTATTTACCCTTGGGAGAAAGAACGACGTGAGCTACGCCCCGGTGAAAAAGGCGAATACACCCCTGAACTAGAGCAAAAACAAACAGCCAAATACAAAGAGGTATTTGATGTTTTCAGGCAGTATAAAAAAGATATTACCGGTGTTACTTTCTGGAACATATCCGACCGTTATACCTGGTTAGATACCTATCCGGTAGCTGGCCGCAAAAACTTCCCGTTGTTGTTTGATACTAACCTCCAACCTAAAAAGGCCTTTTATGAGGTAACTAATTTCAAAAAGTAACTTAAAACCTTTACCATGAATAAAAAATATAGTTTATGGCTTAAAGCTACAGCTATGGCACTGGTGGGCGTACTAACCAGCCACCAATATGCACTGGCTGTTGATACCGATGTTTATGTAACTTCTCAAAGCAGCGCAGGTAGTTTCCGCCTGTCGGGAGGAGGGAAATCTGCATCCCTATATCTGAACAGTACAGATTATAAAGGTGTAATCCGTGCAGCACACGATTTGCAAAAAGATATTGCTTCGGTAACTCACGCAGAGCCTTCCTTTTTCACAGATGCCGCTAAACCAGCCAAGCAAGCCGTAATTATTGGTACCATTGGTAAAAGTGTATTAATTGACCGGCTCATTCAACAACATAAGTTAAACGTAAGTGGCATTGCCGGTAAGTGGGAAACTTTCGTTCTGCAGAATGTTAGCCATCCCCTACCCGGTGTTGACCAGGCGCTGGTGATAGCCGGTAGTGACAAACGCGGTACTATTTATGGCATCTATGATTTATCGGCACAGATTGGCATATCCCCTTGGTACTGGTGGGCTGATGTACCGGTTAAGGAGCAAAAGAACTTGTACGTGCTGCCTGGCCGTCATACGCAAGGTACACCAGCCGTTAAGTATCGAGGCATATTTATCAATGATGAGGCCCCTGCTTTTTCAGGCTGGACACGTGAAAAATTTGGCGGCGTGAACCACCAAATGTATGCTCGTATGTTCGAACTCATTTTGCGCATGAAGGGTAACTACCTATGGCCTGCCATGTGGGGTAATGCCTTTAATGATGACGACCCATTAAACCGGGCTACGGCTGATGAATACGGTATTGTAATGGGCACCTCGCATCATGAACCGATGGACCGTGCCCAGCAAGAATGGAAACGTTATGGCAAAGGTGAATGGGATTACAACAAAAACGGCGAAGTACTGCGTGATTTTTGGCGAAAGGGCATCCAGAACATGGGTAATACAGAAACCATTGTTACAGTAGGTATGCGCGGCGATGGTGATATGGCCATGGAAGCGGGTACCAACATTGCACTATTGGAAAAAATAGTAGCCGATCAGCGTAAAATCATCAGTGATGTAACGGGCAAAAAGCCTGAAGCAACACCGCAAATGTGGGCTTTGTATAAAGAAGTACAAGACTACTATGATAAAGG
This region includes:
- a CDS encoding endo-1,4-beta-xylanase, with product MKRYLQNAGLALLATTAMLSTSCKKNADFNSLSTGNYTDTSGTLKALTASAFPNMGMAVTYTPMSTIPAYLATVKRECNNVTFGNELKEGSVVQNDGTYNYATADALYKICTDNGLSVFGHNLVWYSQQNVTYLNSLISALVIPGKGGTPAPNLLANLNGDFETGSGNNFTGWSNLAGNSSSATYTAVSGNNSNRALQVNVATAGANAYDVQSIGPTFAVTAGHNLTVTVDIKTTNTSGKVNIVLQNTTTGYYSQQVISPTSTSFATYTATFTGVSDAAPSIRLNFPSSGNYTIDNIIIQDPSQGMSATGATQPTTAQIAAVIQPEMTKYITTTLQRYPNIKAWDVVNEPLLDNGQVRTNTNFTASATQFLYAQYLGNKYQDSYITKAFKAARAAAPNDILFINDYNLEYATVKTDSLVAMVTALNKYGATIDGIGTQMHITLGQNLNNIDYMFKKLASTGLKIRVSELDVVINGAKTSPFVPTATLLSYQAAMIKYAINSYITNVPASQRYGVTVWGVSDTDSWLNTKASPDAPLLFDANYVKKPAYAGFKAGLTPGSVQ
- a CDS encoding NUDIX domain-containing protein; protein product: MAEIQITNCETLSDRKFPLKYYTFQKPDTKGAMHPQENEVYFRPDAVAVLLYNAELKTFLFTRQFRLPTYLNGNDEGYLVETCAGLIDEGETPDQAAIREVNEELGYKIADLNKVGAVYTSGGGITEYIHLFIAPYNDTMKQGEGGGAKGEGEDITILEIGFDEAYEKLKQGAVNDAKTVIVLQHYFLYYK
- a CDS encoding RagB/SusD family nutrient uptake outer membrane protein, which gives rise to MKSYKKIAILLTALGTLSVSSCKKLLEQSPKANITPQFFTTSGGVLGGITGVYSDLRNLWGTEGFLYYCQFGVDENIVAGGSSTGGNAFATYNNYVRNYTDVYNALYGLFSIAYQDINTLNGVLQYGPTAFTDVPTRTAYLAQAKFLRAFYYYHLVETFGAVPLHTTFITEPTLSDSRAPIADVYALIIKDLTEASTELQSRPGETIASTGAVSPFSGHAATKATALYLLSKVYLTRGWSSAAQPNDFQNALTTAQSLINNRANYGFPNGNIGLYANYADAYNPANDANNTEDLFAVEHSTDPKYGDYSASPSSGKVNGWAWFFRPNYPTVNASYPSSANGSPVMTRDLTNGRPFFRCRPNFEYVDNIAFADKTNDFRYWNTFQTTWIANNTGVTTPRGTLTVGTDTAIWMPPYDPGATKRAAFKGVIFMRPSLATAAQGTNANPFTTSFFPSIKKFDDPNRPNVNDASQRPNVLFRFSEVYLIAAEAAFKMGDNATAAAMINVLRTRAAARPAGAPAAPSNAVTNMQITPAQVTIDFILDERSRELYGESLRWWDLVRTQSLVRRVKLYNTEAANNVQDFEVLRPIPQTEIDLVTIGPKFPQNPGF
- a CDS encoding YMGG-like glycine zipper-containing protein, whose product is MKKIILLITLISSVILASSNYTLAQHRRMSGQAKGALIGGAGGAIAGGLIGHGVKGALIGGAIGAGGGYIIGNEHRRNVHKRHAAYYRAHHTYYSRRRH
- a CDS encoding SusC/RagA family TonB-linked outer membrane protein, whose protein sequence is MEKIRLFKCWKALLLLLSISMFSISVYAQSRSVSGTVTDEKGEPLIGATVKLKSGGLTTSTNINGQFTLNVPNNETALNVSYVGYIDQEVAINAQSNNLRVRLSTSARNLNDVVVIGYGTQRKKDVTGAVSSISGNDLAEVPAAANVVNQLQGRIAGLDIQSNGSTPGSQGQIRLRGERSFATSQGAADQTNGPLFVVDGVPFIGGSLNDINQDDIASIDVLKDASASAIYGSRASGGVVLITTKRGKAGRTQVAYSGNYGFSKIIGEYPFMNASEYAAFKEQTIVGSPSQSTSYPLTPAEQAGLAAGTNTDWQKLLYRTGFVTDNQLNISGGNEKTQFSISGGYHYEKGVQYATKFDRGSLRINLDHTISKVFKVGVTSFQALTHSNNTTGILYNAAAISPLTSPYNADGSINLLPMTGSVDQPNRINPLTLRNPYIQSLNRRLTTNNLVYGEANIFDGFKYRLNASLAYGQNQYNGYSPVSTVVNTNTSNTATGESVTNSENYTWLLENIITYDKVFSQKHHITFTGLYSTEKDHNQGSGITGTGLAADYLQSYNLFYANTVSVTNSAFSYSERGLISYMARLFYGFNDKYLLTATVRRDGSSVLGSGHQYFTYPAFALGWNIDREDFMKGLTWINTLKLRAGYGVTADQNINPYQILGTLGSNAYNFGANGQTGYLVNSLPNPNLKFEHTNNINIGIDFGVLNSRITGSIDVYSQKTYDILQVESLPASNGAGNTTVNAGNSKGNGLEISLSSVNLRSKTGLNWTTDFNIAFQRNSITALHDNLLSDINNGWFVGQPFNVIYDYKKIGIWQQSEAGQAAVYGARPGQIKIEDVNHDNKIDNNDRQILGSYQPKFTAGLTNRFSYKGVDLSFVTFARIGQKVAVTYLTGDSGGSGFPFFDVGRVNQIKTNYWTPTNPTNDFPQPDGGTPINGSTLQYRNGSFIKMRSINLGYTIPGTVLKHAGLSSLRVYATVNNPFIIYSPLVKSGLGIDPEGNGYGNQLAGASGFSSNALGRAITVGLANPTARTWSIGVNARF
- a CDS encoding BamA/TamA family outer membrane protein yields the protein MRWINYSLLSKGLFFIFLLGLVPVSLQAQDADSNYSGAGYPTIRRDSVPQKDLIDVFKTFFMPGYSTRPAQISNDKIYFSFLPAASGSMGPGQAFVTSTTAGFYLGDPDNTKLSSISFTPYFNFRGRYGLPFRSNIWFANNKWLLTGDTRLMVYPQDTWGLGGNQPSSNRTRIDYKYLRFYQGFLRRIKPYFFAGVGYAMDYHFGVSADLENTGLPKSQFNKLDAALDDRSFSSGPNLNLLYDTRNNSINPMPGCYANLIYRMSSTVFGGNNLWQSVYLDMRKYVALSHNTAQKQNTLAFWTYYWTTLNKGTPYLSLPSIGWDVFNRSGRGIEQNRYRGQGLIYAEAEYRRGITNNGLLGFVVFANATSVTEPDTRQFSYIHPAGGAGLRIKFNKKSNTNIALDYGFSSGYRTFRLALGEAF